The sequence below is a genomic window from Thermoplasmatales archaeon.
CATTTGAGATCATATTTCTCGTTTTCTGGTTCAAGGGGACGTGAACAGAAATTATATCGCTCTGGCCCAGTAGACTGTTGAGTTCTGAATAATTTACACCGAAGTTTTCCTCATCTGACGGGCTCAAACGTGTAACGTCATAATACAAAATCTCGACTTCAAACGGAAGTAAACGCTCCGCTAGTCTCTTGCCTATCGCACCCATGCCTATTATGCCAAATGTTTTGCCTTTCAGCTCTCTCGAACCAGTTATTATTGGCCAGTTGCCAGCCCTTATTTCAACGTCTAACGATTTCATATCTTTGAGAAAATTAAGCGCCATCGCAATAACATGTTCTGCCACAGCCTCTTTATTGGCTGTGGGTATATTTGAGAATTTTATCCCTCTCTTCTGTACTTCCTGAAGGTCAACGTTATTGTAACCTGTACCTACACCCTGGATAAATCTCACGTTCGGAAGCTTATCTAACAATTCCGAATTAACTGGCGTGAAGATCGTGACAACAAGTATTTCCGCATCGCTCTTGTCAAAATTGATGTCAGTCCTCAAATCAAAATCCGGCAGAACCTGCAGAACAGTCTTTTTAATTTCTTCTATAGGAAGAAAAGGCGGTAATATACCTATAGTTTTCATATGTAGTTTAGAGCCAATTCTTATAATAATTTGACGTTATCACTCATCTTTCAAAATAACGTATATAACCTGACATTTTAACATTCGCGGAAGGAAATTTCCTTTTCGTAAGATGAGAGATGAAAGTGAGTAAATGTTTATTCTCGGCTCCACGATATTGTAATGTTAGTTGGCAAACAGAAGTGAGATTGGTAAGATAGCATATTGCTTCATGTATGCTGGCATCCGAAAATTAGGCTGCTTAGCATTAGGGGCAAAGTACCTTCGAGCCGAAGGGAATTCAAGCCCATGGAGATTTCGCCAGCAACCTTTAAATTGGAAGACCAATGCAAAAGCTGGGAGAGAAGGTCACAATGATCTCGTAATTTAGGCTATAAGGATGAGAAAGCCCACGGTAAAAATCCACATCGGCTGATCAAGTCTATTAACATACATTTCAGGGATCCGAGTAACAGGTAGAGGTTAACAGCTTTTAGGAGTAATTACTTGCTAAATGACAATTTCAGTTCAATTGGAGCATGATCAGATCCCTTAACATCCCGTAATATTTTGGACTCAATAACGTTTGTTTGAAGTTCCTTTGATACAATAAAATAATCTATACGCCACCCAATATTTTTTTCGCGAGCATTAAACATATACGACCACCACGTATAGTTTCCGCCATCATTATTAAAGAGCCTAAACGTATCAACATAGCCTTTTTTAAGAAAATCAGTCATCCAGT
It includes:
- a CDS encoding 2-hydroxyacid dehydrogenase, coding for MKTIGILPPFLPIEEIKKTVLQVLPDFDLRTDINFDKSDAEILVVTIFTPVNSELLDKLPNVRFIQGVGTGYNNVDLQEVQKRGIKFSNIPTANKEAVAEHVIAMALNFLKDMKSLDVEIRAGNWPIITGSRELKGKTFGIIGMGAIGKRLAERLLPFEVEILYYDVTRLSPSDEENFGVNYSELNSLLGQSDIISVHVPLNQKTRNMISNAQFNLMKDGAIFINTSRAEVVDDRALIEAIKSKGIRAGIDVYRQEPPDFSSELFHLDSTLFSPHIAGVTLESQQRFITEAISNIFRYQQGLEPQFQVKE